DNA sequence from the Thermodesulfitimonas autotrophica genome:
TCGAGGACCCGGAGGAGCTTTCCGTCGGGGGCGAACAGAAGCAGCCGGCGGTTGCCGCTGTCCGCCACGAGAAACCGGCCGTCAGCATCCACCGCGATGCCGTTCGGGAAAGAGAGCGTCCGCGGGTTAGCCGGGACCAGGCTGATCTGGCGTAGGAGCCTGCCGTTTTTGTCGAGAATGAGGATCGCACCCTGCCGGTCGGCCACGTAAATCCGCCCGTCGTTTCCCACCGCCAGGTCGAGCGGCTGTACGGGCACGCCGGCGGTCCGGCGGTTAATGGTTAGTTTAAGCTCACCTTTCGGGCTGAAAACACGGATCCGACCCGTATTGAACTCGCCAACGTAGAGCTGGCCGTCCTGGTCGATGGCTACCGTGTTCGGATAAACGAAGTCTATCTTTCCCTTCCCGAAGAGGCCCCGCGGCCGCCCCCAGGGGTAGAAGGTCTGCACCGCGTTGTTCCCCGCATCGGCCACGAAGATCCGCCCGTCCGGGGCTACGGCCACATCAAGTGGCAGGGTGAGCGGCTTCTCCGGCCTGCCGCCAAGGACCTGGACCACTCCATCGGGCAGGTTTTCTTTCGTGAGGGTTAGCTCTTTTTGCGGCCCCCGCGTTTTCCAGACTGAGATTCCGGCAATAAGAGCTGCCACGAAAACAACGGCCAATAAAACGTTACTGAATTTCCGGGTTTGCCGCGCCACAACCAGGCTCCTTTTTCGGTTTGCTTTGCCACGTTGGGTTTAAGAGCTAAACATTTAAACGTTCGGCACTGCTGCGGAGATTTCCTTCTTAAGCTCTCATATCTGCCAGGATATTAATGGCTGCTATGGGACATATACCAAATTGGCTACTGGTTAAAGTTGATATGCGGGAAGGCACCATGAATACTTTCAATTTTGCCGTGCCTTCCCGCTGCGACTTAATTAATTTGGTCGCTATAAATTTTAGTCTTGCTCGTTCGCTTAATACCTCAGTTGGTTCTCTTAGTAATTTTTCTGATTTTTCCCACCCGGCCAAGATATTTACTGAAGTTACTGGTGGCACGAAGTACACGTTCCGTTTGTTCCGTAAATGATACGGGTATCATTGATGCAGTTATACTTGGCTGCGCCGTGGCAATTGTAACAGATACCCCGGTTATTCATCCGCAAGAGCGCCGAGGTGCTGCTTGTGCCGCCTGCATCCCGGGGCCAGTTGGATGCCCAGCCTGCTACGGTGGCTGTCGTTGAGTGTGCCCGGTGACAAGTAAGACAACCGACGTAATGGGAAATAACCGGGCCAATCGGATAGGTGTCGGTTTCAAGTGGCGTTCCAGTATCGAGGGTGCCGTTGGCTCCGGTCGGCAGCACGGCATGGCCGTAAACCGGGTGGCGCTTCATGGTGCCAAAGAAGTTAAGACCAGCACCTGTCCAGTAGCGTGGGTTGAACTTGTTATGACAGGCACCGCACCAGACCGAGCTCCCGTACGTGGTCGCCTGGGTGACACCGTAATCGCAGAGGTACTCGACTACCCGGTAAACCCCGGAGGCCACGGCGGGATTGCCGTAGGTAAAGGTACCGACGGTTTGGAACTTGAACTTCATGTAAAGGTTGCTGTAGGTGGCATTACCTACAGTGATGGTCCGACGCAGCAGCCGCGGGTTGGGGCTCGAAGCGCTGCCGGTGATGTAACCGCTCGCGTCCGGAACGGCGCCCCCATCATGCGGGTCATGGCAGGAGCCGCAGACGAAGCCGCTACCGGTGAAGGTGTTGGTGCCGCCCGGCACAGAGAAGATCTTGGCGCTTTCCCCGGCCCAGGAACCGGCGGTGTTCTTATCATCATGGTTGTAGCCCCAGACGGTGTGGCGCGAGGTAATAGCCGCCGAAGCTGTGGGCTCGCCGAGGTCGAAGAGACCGTTATCGTTGCTGTCGGTAAAGGTGAGCTGGTAGTCAAAGCCACCGCCCGTGGAGGGATACTGGTAGGTATCGGTGCCGACGGTCACCTCGGTGTAGCCGTTCTTAACGTCGTACGGGGCGCTTGTACCACCGTCGCCATGGCAGAGGAAGCAGAACTCCGTCTGGGTGGGGCCGGCTTTCAACAGGTTCGGGGCTTGGGCGGCGTGCGCCACGTGGCAGCCGGCGCAGGCATCGGTCGTTGCCGAGAACTGGCCGTGAGTCCAGGCGAAGGCAGGCGCAGCAAAGGCCAGGGCGGCTGCGAGGACGGCTACGGTAACGGTAATAAGCTTGATCCGTGTCACTTCCCTGAATCACCTCCTTTCTACGTTTTTAACTTAATATCCGACAGGACAAGAGACGTTTCGACGAGTTTCAACAATGTAACAGAAGTGACAGTAAATGGTATGGAATGATGTAAAAAAAACAACTGGATAAAAATTTAGCCAGTCAGTTTTGATATCGTAGCATGATAAAGTTACGCGAACTCTGCAAAAGTTTCTTTCGGGGTGGCGTATTAGCCACCCCGAAAGCGAAATGTAGTTACGGATTAGCCACAGTCGAGTTGGTGTTGTACTGGGCAGCGCCGTGGCAGTTGTAGCAAACGCCGCGGTTGTTCATTCTGAGTAGCGCAGAGGTGGTGCTAGTACCGCCCTCCGAGCGTGGCCAGCTTAACGCCCAGCCGGCAACGGTCGCAGTTGTAGAGTGTGCCTTGTGACAGGTCAAGCAAGCGACCTGCGGATCGGAGCCACCGGCGTAATCGTAGTTCTTCTCGAGCGGTGTGCCGACGTCGATGGTACCCTTTGACCCTGAGGGTAGCGTAGCCCGGAGGTCCATCCCGTGGCGGTACATGCCCCACGCATCTTTGGTGCTACCAGCATCGGCGTCGACGATGTTGAACTTGTTGTGGCACGCGCCGCACCAGCCGGTGCTGCCGTCGATATACTCGCTTACCCGGTAGACGCCGGAATCAACTGACGGATTACCGTAGGTGAACTTTCCGACCGTGTCAAGCTTGAACTCGACGTAGAGGCCAGAGTAAGTTGCTGTCCCCACGGTAATTGTCCGGCGCAGCAGCCGCGGGTTCGGGCTGGTAGCGCTGCCTTTGACGTACCCGTTTGTGTCCGGGGTGGTACCGCCGTCGTGCGGGTCGTGGCAGGAGCCGCAGACGAAGCCGCTACCGGTGAAGGTGTTGGTGCCGCCCGGCACAGAGAAGATCTTGGCGCTTTCCCCGGCCCAGGAACCGGCGGTGTTCTTATCATCATGGTTGTAGCCCCAGACGGTGTGGCGCGAGGTAATAGCCGCCGAAGCTGTGGGCTCGCCGAGGTCGAAGAGACCGTTATCGTTGCTGTCGGTAAAGGTGAGCTGGTAGTCAAAGCCACCGCCCGTGGAGGGATACTGGTAGGTATCGGTGCCGACGGTCACCTCGGTATAGCCGTTCTTAACGTCGTACGGGGCGCTTGTGCCACCGTCGCCATGGCAGAGGAAGCAGAACTCTGTCTGGGTGGGGCCGGCTTTCAACAGGTTCAGAGCCTGGGCGGCGTGCGCCACGTGGCAGCCAGCACAGGCATCGGTCGTTGCTGAGAACTGGCCGTGAGTCCAGGCAAATGCCGGCGCCGCGAAGGCGAGGCAACAGGCCAGCGCTGCCACGAGGATCAGGGTAGCTTTTGCCTTACACATCTTGGTTCACCTCCTTTCCGGCACATTTTTAATTTTTCGGAGAAGGCCCGGCGGAGCCGGGATGGCAGTAATGAGTATTACCGGAAAAACTATTTAGTTACTTAAGGTCGTAAATGGTAAGGCGTGATTTACCGTACTCAGCTACGTAAAGGCGCTGCCGGCCATCAATAAAAACCCCTGTCGGGAGAGAAAGGGCATCCCCTTCTTCTGGCGGCCCTACTTGCTGGGCAGCATTAATTAGCTTACCTTTGGGGTCCAGGATACTGACGCGCTGGCAGAGCGGGTCGGCTACGTAGACGTTACCCTTTCTATCAACTGCAATGTCTGCGGGTGCTGCAAAGTAAGCCTCGTGCTTGCTCATGTCACCGGTCCACATCTCAAGGAATTTTCCAGATAAGTCAAAAACCTGAAGACGGCTGTTGTTTGTATCTGCTACGAGAATTCGCCCGTCAGGTGTAAGGGCCAGGCCGTTGGGGTAGTAGAATTCGCCAGCCCCGTCTTTCCCGTATTTGCCGATTGCTGCGACTTCATGCCCTTTTTGGTCTAGAACAACTACCTGGTGGCGCCCGGCATCGGCAACATAAAACTTGTTGTGGGCGTAAACTATATCTACCGGCTTAGCCAGTGCGTTGTCGGCGAAATACCGTCTAAATTTGCCGTCAAGGCCGAAGACAAGAACCTTGTTGTGGCCTGCGTCGGCCACAAAGATTTCGCCACCTACGATTTCAATCCCGTAAGGGTAGCGGAGTTTCCCTTGTTCTTTGCCGCTGTCCCCAAACTTCCGGATGTAATGGCCGTTGTAATCGAAGACCAACACCCGGTGGTTAGCGGTATCAGAGATAAATACCTGATTATCGGCGACGTATACCCTGCGGGGCTGGCGGAGAAAAATCCCTTTATCCCCGTAGATCGTCGCTACCCATTTCGGCTGGTGAATGGGCATTACTGCCGCCTTCAACCCTTCTATCGGGCTTGTGCGGCGCAAGTACATCCAGGCGAAATAGAGGGTAAGGAGCAGAGCAATACAGAGTGCCGCAATGATAAGGTGTTCGCGTTTTACCTGCTTACCGGCAAGTTTGGCGGCAATGGTAGCACGTAGATCAGCCACGCCGCTCACCTCCCACCGGCTGCCCTGTGAGCTTGGCTTTTAGTTCTTGGAACTCTGTGTAATTTGGCGCAAGGCGAAGTGCTTTGTCGATTTGCGCAATGGCGTTATTCTTGTCGCCTAACTTTTCGTAACACAGGGCCATGTAGTAGTAAATGTTAGCGAGCCCGGGCCTGATACCGGCAGCCTGGGAGAATGCCTTAAGTGCTTCACGGTACTGCCCGTTGTTATAATAAGCCTCGCCCAGGGAGTAATGGGCTTCTAAATCAAAGAGACCTTGTTTTGTGAGGGGCTCCAGAATTTTGATTGCTGCCGGGTAGTCTTTTTTCGCCATGTAGCCCAGAGCAAGGTTGTACTGCACCTGCCTGTTTTTGGGGTCGAGCTTGTAAGCCTTCTGGTACTCTTTCAGCGCCTGGTCGGCTTTGCCCTGCATGAGATAAGCGTAACCGAGCTCTAAGTGGGCCATCGCGCTTTTGGGGTTTTGCTTCACGTGCTGCCGGGCGGTTTCGAAGACGATGTCGCTGTAAGTCTGGTGCTGGTACTTGCCCCAGAAGAAGGTGTAGCCGATGATGAGACCGACCGCTACAATAATCCCCGTGACAATACCGAGGATGACGAGCGCCCGGCTGAGGGGCAGCATCTTTTCTTCCTGGCCCGGGCGGGTGGTGATATTGTTTTCCATCCTTAACTGGCCTCCGTATACGGTTTGGTTATCGCCAGGACAATTGCTATTTTAGCAGAATTGCCCTGGTAAATCAATTGATTAGCTTGGAACAAAGTTCGACAAAATCCGGTTATTACCGGATTCCATAAATATTATACCGCCGGCCGGTAACTTTTTAGAGTATAAAGTCCGGGAAAATGTAATAGGAAGTCCCCTACTAGCCGTAGTAAGTCTTGCCGCTACCGCGCCTACTTCTTATGGCACTTGAGGCACAGGCCGTCGCCCCGGGCGGTAAGAAGGCAACGGTAGGGTGTCCCGTGCGGGTTGTGGCAGGTAGAGCTACAGGTAAGCAAGCCGCCCTTGTGCCAATCTTCCCACGGAGGGCCGACGGGGTGGAGGTAGCAGGTTTTCTTGCCGCGCTGGGCGGTCTTGCCGATGTAGCGCGGGTGGCAGTGAAGACACGCGCGGAGGGCCTCTTCGCGCGTGCGGAAGCGGAAGCCCAAACCTGTGCCGCCGTGGCAGTCGGTGCAGGCGAGCTTCCCGTGCTTGCTCCGCTTGAAGTAGAGGAGCCCCATCTTGCCCCAGCCGAAGTCGTGGCAGTCGAAGCAGAGGTCGGGGCTTTTCTTGGGTAGGAGCGCCCGCGCGTAGCCGGCGTGGGGGTGGTGGCACGCGGTGCATAGCAACCCCTCAGGCACCGGGTGGTGGTTGGGACCGAAGACGTACTCCCGGGAGTGGCACTTGAGGCAAAATTCGGTCTGCGAGCGTGCCGGTAACAGTCCTTTGGTGAGGGCGGCGTGCGGGTCGTGGCAGTCGCAGCACTTTCCCTCGGCGTAAGGCTTGTGCTTGTACGGTTTGGCGAGGTCGGCCTCGCGGTCGAAGTGGCAGCTATAGCAGAGGCGAAGCTGCTCGAGCCGCAAAAGGCCCTGGTAGTTCGAAGAATGGGGCTCGTGGCAAGAGGTGCAGTAGCCGTTTTTAAAGGGTGAGTGCTGCACCGGCAGCTCTTTGATATTCGTACCTACGAAATGGCAAAGGTAGCAGAGTTTGTTCTCCGGTCCCTGAAGCAGTGCCGGCTGCCGGCTCAAGTGCGGGTTATGGCAGTCGGTGCAGTAGCCGTTTTTGTAAGGGGGGTGCTGCAGGTGGCGGTTAAGCTCCCCCTTGGTATCCGGGTGGCAGGAGAAGCAGAGAAACCGCTGGCTTGTTCGTAAGACCGCTTTCTCCCCGAGCTTGTGTTCCCGGTGGCAGTCGGTGCAGTGGCCGTTAACCAGGGGCATATGGATAAGGGCACCCTCGCCGCGTGCGAACTTAATGGCCTCTTCGCTGTACTCAAAATGACAGACTTGGCACTGGTTCATCGCCGGTGTTTTGAGGCGCGGGGGCATTACGGGGTTGTGGGGCGCGTGGCAGCGGAGGCACCCGTTGGGGTTGTCGTTTTTCAGTTTATGGGTGCGGCCGAGGTCCGCGTGGCAGCGGGTGCAGAGCCGGTCGCTCGGGGGCGCTTCGGTTGGGGGTGTGCCGGTGATGTGCTCGCCTTTTAACTCTCCGGTAGCGAGGTGCTGGGTGGCGGCGGCAAGACGCTCCGTGATGAGGTTCCGGTCGAGTTGAACGCGCGGGTTTTCTATCGCGTGCTGGTAGGCTTCTGCTGCCTCAGCCCACTGGCGCCGCTCGAAGTAGATTTCGCCGAGGCGAAACCAGGCGGCGGCAAAGGCCGGATTTGTCGCTACGGCTTGCTTCTGGGAGGCGAGTTCCATGTCGGCTGAGCCGTCGAGGCCATAAAGCAGCCCGGCGTTGAAGGCGGCGGCGGCAAGGGCGGGCTCGGTTTCGAACGCCTGGGTATACCATTTGAGCGCTTCGCGGCGGCGCCAGCAGGAGTCGTAGAGTTGCCCTAAGTAATAAGCGGCATCGCCATGACGGGGGTCAAGCCGCAAGGCCTCCCGGAAGGCGCGGTCGGCCAGGAAGTACTTTTGCTGCTTGAAAGCCTCAAGGCCTTCCTTCAACCACTGTTCGGCTGTTTTTTCGCGGGCGATAAGCCCCCACGGCCAGACTAAGAGGAGAAAGGCGGCTACCAATCCGGCTCCGGCTACAACGGCAAGCACAACCGTGCGTCGCTTTTGCGCTTGGAGCAAAAGCTTTTTTAGTAAGGGACACTTTTCTTGCTGGCTGCCGTTCTTCTTTTCGCTCTCCGGAGGCATATACCGTTTCTCCTGTTTCTCCCGCGAGGCCCGTCTTTTACTTAAATCGGCAGGAACCCTGTTCTACTTGAAGGCGGCGTACCGCTTGAGTGCGACGCGCTCAAAACCGGGGGGAGGGACCCGCCGCCGGAGTAATTTATGGCAGGCCCACCCTGCCGCTTGTGTGGCAGTAGGAGCAGCTCGTGGTATCGTGGCACTTAAAGCACTGCCCCGCTCCTTCGCGCATCACGATGTTCGGGTGGATGCGGCGGTAGTTTGGCGGGTGGGTCACCGGCGTGTGGTGGCAGTCGCTGCAGCGAACGACGCCGCGCAGGGACATTTTATCTCTTTTCTCCGCGTCGTGGCAGACAAGGCAACCCTCCAGGTCCTCCTGAGCCCGGAACTTGTGCTTGAGTTTGAAGTCCGGGCCGTGGGTTACGGGCCGCTGGCTGTGACAGTTGACGCAGAAGGGGTTACCGCGTACTCCCTGCAAGAGGGTGATGGTTTCGCCGGGCCGGGCCACGTCGAGCAAAACGGCGTGGCAGTAAACGCAGTAGTGAATATCCTGCCGGGCCTTAGTACCGTGGTTGTAGACCCAGTCCTTTGCCTTGTGGTCGGCCGGAATATCGAGCTTCTTGTGGCAGATCGCGCATTTATCGGGCGCTTTTTTGCCGTTGTGGCAGCCCATGCAGGCGCCCATGAGCGGCAGCCGGTCCTTGGGGCCCAGGTGTTGCAGTTCCTGCGCCAGGATCTGGAACGCCTTTTCCTGCTGGCCGCCCGCTTTTTCTATAGCTACCTCCAGACGCTTGGCCGCGCGGAGGTGGACGACGTCAACGTGGCAGGCGGCGCAGGGCGTTCCGGTGACGGTGGTGTGCTTCCGGTGGGGAATGATGAGGTCGCCGGAGGGCGTAACTTCACGGTTCGGGGAGTGACACTCGCCGCAGACCTGATCTTCAGGAACCAGATTTTTCTGGTAAGGGTACTTGGCCTTGCCGAGGAGGTGGATGATGTAGTTACGGGCTTCAACGCGGCGGCGTGCCCAGCGGCGCAAACTGCTGTTATCACCGCCGTGGCAGGTGAGGCAGTTGATCTGGCTGTGGGAGGAAACCTTCCAGGCCAGATACTGCGCCCTCACTTCGTGGCAGCGGGGGCAGTAACTTGGTTGCTCTACCCTGCTGAGGGCAATATCGGAAATGAAATATGCGGCGACTAAAATTCCAAGGATTGCCACTGCATAACCCAACCACCGCAGCCGCCGAGGTGCGGGTGCATCTCCCATATTAACCACCTGTTTCTACGCGCGCTACGCAGGTATTTTGGCTAAACTTAGACTTTTTTCGGCAAATAAAGGTTAATAACGGGTAAAATTCTTTACTGAAGACTTATTAACAATTTAGCTAAATTATGAGTTGCTGTCAAGGAATTTTGGCTCCCGAAGCGGGAGAGGCTTGCCCGGCGGGCAGCAAGAAGTAAAATGGTTATACAGGGAGCCAGGTAGGTTGTTAGGTTATAAGGGTGGCGATGCGTACGGTCAGTCTAATCGTTGGGTTGGGAAATCCCGGCGCAGAATACGCGGGAACCAGGCATAATATCGGATTTGCGGTGGTCGCGCGCCTGGCGGAGCGCTACGGTGCCCGCTTCAAGGAGGCACGTTGTAGGGCGCTGGTAGCGGTGATCCGGGTGGGCAGTGCGGCGGTAACGCTGGCCCTGCCCCAGACCTTCATGAACCTGAGCGGGCAGGCAGTCGGGCCCCTTTTGCGCGAGCTTGCGCTCTCTCCCGCTCAGATGCTGCTGGTTTATGATGACCTCGACTTGCCTCTGGGGCGGATCCGCCTTCTGCCCCGGGGGTCTAGCGGCGGCCACAGGGGGGTCGAGTCGGTTATCGCAGCGGTAGGAACCGCAGACTTTCCCCGCCTGCGGGTGGGTATCGGGCGGCCGCCGGGCGGCGGTGATGCGGCCGCTTTCGTTTTGAGCCGGTTTGCGCCTGAGGAGGAGGAACTGGTACAGGCCGTGCGCGAACTGGCGGTTGCGGCGCTGGACTGTGTATTGCGGGAGGGGTTAGTTCAGGCGATGAATAAATTCAACCGCCGCCGGTAAACCAAATTAAAGGATGCGTGCACTTCTCGAAATCTGGGCCGAAACGCCCGTTATCCGGCAAGTAAAAGAAGCTATCCAAGCCGGGGCGTCGCGGGCGGTTTACGGGCTCAGCGGGACAGGACAAAGCTTTTTTATCGCGGGGCTGGTGTTTGGGGAGAGGCTGCCGGCCTTGGTGGTAACCCCTAATGATGAAGCGGCGCTTAAGCTTCATGCCGACCTCCGCCAGCTTCTCGGGGAGGAGGTTTTTGTTTTTTTGCCCTGGGAAGCTATGGCCGAAAAGGCTCTCCCGGGCGCCTTCATCCCGCGGCAGCGCCTGATGTCTCTCGCGGCGCTGGTCTGCGGGGGAGGCGTTGTCGTTGCGAGTGCGGCCGCGTTGCTCCGGGGGCTTGTGCCGCCTGCGGTATTTCGGGCGGCCTGCCGGGTTCTCACCCGTGGTGATACGCTCGGGCCGGAGGAGCTGCTGCGCCATCTAGCCGCGACGGGCTACGAGCCTGCCGCGGTGGTAGAGGTACCGGGAAAGTTTGCCCGCCGCGGCGGCATTGTTGATTTTTATCCCCCTGGAGCGCCAGCGCCGGTGCGCGCCGAGTTTTTCGGCGACATTATCGACTCGCTACGTTATTTTGATCCGGCTACCCAGCGGTCGCGGGAGAAGATCGCGCGGGTAACGGTGGGTCCGGCAACGGAGGGGATCTATTCCCCCGCAGCGTTCGAAACAGCGGTAGCACGGCTGCAGAAGGATTACGCGGACTTTGCCCCGCGCCTCAAGTCACCACAGGCGGCCGCGCGTCTGGGGAACTGGGTCGAAGAAACTCTCGCCGCCCTCCGGGCGGGTCACTACCCGCCACGGGGCGAAACGCTGCTACCTTACTTTTACGAACGGCCGGCCCAGCTCCTCGACTACCTGGCTCCTGAGGGGCTCTGTCTCGTTGTGGAGGCCGATAAGTGCGCCGTAGCGGCCGGTGAAGCCGAGCGGGAAATCTCCCAGTTTATCGCCGGGCTCGAGGCGACGGGAGCGATGCTGCCCCGCCAGAGGGAGATTTACCTGAGCTGGGCCGAAGTGGCGCAGAAGTTAGGACGCCGGCCGGTTGCATCCCTCTCTTTTCTTCCCGAGAAAACGCCTTTCGGTTCGGGCGGCAAGGAGATAAGCGTAGTGACCAAAACGGCCCCTAATTTTCTGGGGCGGATCGACGCGCTGGCCGAAGAAATCCGGGAGTGGCGCCGGGAAAACCGCGTCATTATCATAATGCGGAAGCCAGAGCAGGCCCACCAGGTAGTAACCGATCTGCGCGCACGGGAGATCTTCGCGCGGTACGCGGCGGGTGTGGAAAAGCTCGCGCCCGGCGAGGTCCTAGTTACTACCGGGGGGCTGAGCGAGGGGGTTATTTTTCCTGCAGGCCGCGTTGTTTTGCTCACCGCGGCGGAGGTCTTCGGCCGGCGGCGTTTAGGGCT
Encoded proteins:
- a CDS encoding cytochrome c3 family protein; the protein is MAILGILVAAYFISDIALSRVEQPSYCPRCHEVRAQYLAWKVSSHSQINCLTCHGGDNSSLRRWARRRVEARNYIIHLLGKAKYPYQKNLVPEDQVCGECHSPNREVTPSGDLIIPHRKHTTVTGTPCAACHVDVVHLRAAKRLEVAIEKAGGQQEKAFQILAQELQHLGPKDRLPLMGACMGCHNGKKAPDKCAICHKKLDIPADHKAKDWVYNHGTKARQDIHYCVYCHAVLLDVARPGETITLLQGVRGNPFCVNCHSQRPVTHGPDFKLKHKFRAQEDLEGCLVCHDAEKRDKMSLRGVVRCSDCHHTPVTHPPNYRRIHPNIVMREGAGQCFKCHDTTSCSYCHTSGRVGLP
- the pth gene encoding aminoacyl-tRNA hydrolase — protein: MRTVSLIVGLGNPGAEYAGTRHNIGFAVVARLAERYGARFKEARCRALVAVIRVGSAAVTLALPQTFMNLSGQAVGPLLRELALSPAQMLLVYDDLDLPLGRIRLLPRGSSGGHRGVESVIAAVGTADFPRLRVGIGRPPGGGDAAAFVLSRFAPEEEELVQAVRELAVAALDCVLREGLVQAMNKFNRRR
- a CDS encoding cytochrome c3 family protein, which encodes MTRIKLITVTVAVLAAALAFAAPAFAWTHGQFSATTDACAGCHVAHAAQAPNLLKAGPTQTEFCFLCHGDGGTSAPYDVKNGYTEVTVGTDTYQYPSTGGGFDYQLTFTDSNDNGLFDLGEPTASAAITSRHTVWGYNHDDKNTAGSWAGESAKIFSVPGGTNTFTGSGFVCGSCHDPHDGGAVPDASGYITGSASSPNPRLLRRTITVGNATYSNLYMKFKFQTVGTFTYGNPAVASGVYRVVEYLCDYGVTQATTYGSSVWCGACHNKFNPRYWTGAGLNFFGTMKRHPVYGHAVLPTGANGTLDTGTPLETDTYPIGPVISHYVGCLTCHRAHSTTATVAGWASNWPRDAGGTSSTSALLRMNNRGICYNCHGAAKYNCINDTRIIYGTNGTCTSCHQ
- a CDS encoding cytochrome c3 family protein, encoding MCKAKATLILVAALACCLAFAAPAFAWTHGQFSATTDACAGCHVAHAAQALNLLKAGPTQTEFCFLCHGDGGTSAPYDVKNGYTEVTVGTDTYQYPSTGGGFDYQLTFTDSNDNGLFDLGEPTASAAITSRHTVWGYNHDDKNTAGSWAGESAKIFSVPGGTNTFTGSGFVCGSCHDPHDGGTTPDTNGYVKGSATSPNPRLLRRTITVGTATYSGLYVEFKLDTVGKFTYGNPSVDSGVYRVSEYIDGSTGWCGACHNKFNIVDADAGSTKDAWGMYRHGMDLRATLPSGSKGTIDVGTPLEKNYDYAGGSDPQVACLTCHKAHSTTATVAGWALSWPRSEGGTSTTSALLRMNNRGVCYNCHGAAQYNTNSTVANP
- a CDS encoding 6-bladed beta-propeller is translated as MADLRATIAAKLAGKQVKREHLIIAALCIALLLTLYFAWMYLRRTSPIEGLKAAVMPIHQPKWVATIYGDKGIFLRQPRRVYVADNQVFISDTANHRVLVFDYNGHYIRKFGDSGKEQGKLRYPYGIEIVGGEIFVADAGHNKVLVFGLDGKFRRYFADNALAKPVDIVYAHNKFYVADAGRHQVVVLDQKGHEVAAIGKYGKDGAGEFYYPNGLALTPDGRILVADTNNSRLQVFDLSGKFLEMWTGDMSKHEAYFAAPADIAVDRKGNVYVADPLCQRVSILDPKGKLINAAQQVGPPEEGDALSLPTGVFIDGRQRLYVAEYGKSRLTIYDLK
- a CDS encoding tetratricopeptide repeat protein, which encodes MENNITTRPGQEEKMLPLSRALVILGIVTGIIVAVGLIIGYTFFWGKYQHQTYSDIVFETARQHVKQNPKSAMAHLELGYAYLMQGKADQALKEYQKAYKLDPKNRQVQYNLALGYMAKKDYPAAIKILEPLTKQGLFDLEAHYSLGEAYYNNGQYREALKAFSQAAGIRPGLANIYYYMALCYEKLGDKNNAIAQIDKALRLAPNYTEFQELKAKLTGQPVGGERRG
- a CDS encoding cytochrome c3 family protein translates to MPPESEKKNGSQQEKCPLLKKLLLQAQKRRTVVLAVVAGAGLVAAFLLLVWPWGLIAREKTAEQWLKEGLEAFKQQKYFLADRAFREALRLDPRHGDAAYYLGQLYDSCWRRREALKWYTQAFETEPALAAAAFNAGLLYGLDGSADMELASQKQAVATNPAFAAAWFRLGEIYFERRQWAEAAEAYQHAIENPRVQLDRNLITERLAAATQHLATGELKGEHITGTPPTEAPPSDRLCTRCHADLGRTHKLKNDNPNGCLRCHAPHNPVMPPRLKTPAMNQCQVCHFEYSEEAIKFARGEGALIHMPLVNGHCTDCHREHKLGEKAVLRTSQRFLCFSCHPDTKGELNRHLQHPPYKNGYCTDCHNPHLSRQPALLQGPENKLCYLCHFVGTNIKELPVQHSPFKNGYCTSCHEPHSSNYQGLLRLEQLRLCYSCHFDREADLAKPYKHKPYAEGKCCDCHDPHAALTKGLLPARSQTEFCLKCHSREYVFGPNHHPVPEGLLCTACHHPHAGYARALLPKKSPDLCFDCHDFGWGKMGLLYFKRSKHGKLACTDCHGGTGLGFRFRTREEALRACLHCHPRYIGKTAQRGKKTCYLHPVGPPWEDWHKGGLLTCSSTCHNPHGTPYRCLLTARGDGLCLKCHKK